The following DNA comes from Diceros bicornis minor isolate mBicDic1 chromosome 7, mDicBic1.mat.cur, whole genome shotgun sequence.
AGCATAGGAAAATGCGGTGGTAGTGTACAAAAAATGTTAGGACTACTTAACATAATTCTGCTTAATAAGAGTAGAATTTAAGAAAAAGCGGGGGAGGGCAAAGAATAGTTTGATTGTTCCTAACACCTTTGAGGACGCTTCCCTCTCCCCATAAATTATGTCCTTTCTTTTCTATTAGCTACACAGTAATAagaatctgggggccggcccggtggcgcaagcggttaagtgcgcacgctccgctgcggcggcccggggttcgctggttcggatcccgggcacgcaccgacgcactgcttggcaagccatgctgtggcggcgtcccatataaaatggaggaagatgggcacagatgttagcccagggccgtcttcctcagcaaaaaaaaaaaagaggaggattggcggatgttagcacagggctgatctcctcacaaaaaaaaaaaaaaaagaatctggaagAACCTTTAACCCTCATAATGGAATTAAAGACACTAATGGAGTTATGGAATTAAGGACACTGAGACAACCAGTGCATGGATAACTTGAAACACTTTTGAGCTCATTCATCTCTTTAATATCTTTATTGGGACCCTCAAAAAGAGGTGAATAAACTTACGGGTATGGCAAATTGGCTAACCGTTCAACAAACCAGTTACCCCGTCCACCCAGGAACACAGTTAGGCACACTTCCTAGAATCTCTTCCAGCTAGACGGGCCATAGGACTGAGGGTGGGCCACAGGAACAAGGGCAAGGGATATGCACCACTTCCAGGCCAGACCATAAAAATTCTCCATGTGTCCTTTACCCTCTTTACCTATGTGTTCCTTCAATGAAGACTTTGCAGATGGGAGAGAGGCAGAGCCCCAAGATGAACGGAGCCTAGGTCTCAGAACGACTGTGGAAAGCTGCCCACTGACCAGAAACACCCACACTGGACTTTCTATGAGAGAAATAACCTTGGAAAAGTTACATAACTGCTCCCAGTTTCCTCACATCAAGGACTTGCAAACAGGGCCTGGTCAAACGTAAAGGCTCAATAAACATGAGCTGTCATTATTACTAGGAAACAAAGTTTACTTCTccttaatttccttctttttctgggGCAAAGTGGAGTGCTGGGGACGGAGTGGGGTGGAGAATTAGTGAAAAGCACTCAGCTGCATTTACCAGTTACAAATTACTAATTGGTACACTGGTATATTGAGGTAAGATAATTCTGTAACAGTAACTCAGATAACGCTGTAACAGTAActcaaagagaaaaaacattttcatCTGGATCCCAAGCATTACATTTTGTGACTGATCTCTTCCTAAAACACTCAAATCTAATAAAGATGGGAGACATAAAAAGAATGTGATagccctttctctctttttcccttgacATTGAGCATCTGGGGACATTCTAAAACAATTTTGACAATCCAtatcatttctgatttcaaattgaCACAGAATTTGTACAAAGAATACTTTGTGCTGTTACAATACTTAACTGATACAGTTTAATAATAGTCATAATCAacttttattgattttatataaATAGCTTATAGAATGCCTTCGCAAATCATGTTTTTCTGATATATTTATGTTACAACATACAACATTTCTTTATGAAAGTATTTGTTAaatctttttgcagaggaagcagGGAAAAGtgaggggagaagagggagaataagATCTCAAAACTAATCTTCAGTGACAGACCTAAATATTTGGCAATTATTTCCTTTTATAGGAAATTATAGGTTTGTAACTTTGAAACATATCAAAAGTGCAGTGCatcaatttaattaaaaaatcagtaGCGTCAAATATATTATTTGGACATCAAATTTGCTTTCTAACTATATTCAGATTCACatatttttacttattaaataatcattttaaataataacGATCAAAATCTTTACTTGAATAATCCCAGATAAATGAatgtcaattatttttttaaatttcaatttatgtATTCATCAGTAAAATGTAACATCAGTAAAATGTAACAATGTCCCCAGAGAAAAAGCTTCCTATGCATAGGAAGATGATAATCTTATTATATCTGCTATTAATTAGGTCACTTAGCCACTAATACATCAGAATTTTTTCTCACACTGATGTTTCCACTTGAACAAATCACACTAACACTGAAGACTTAACCATTCCTGAAACAAGGAACCATCTTTATATTAGTATTTCTTTGTTATGGTGCTTAGTCTTGGTATCATTAAGCACAACGAATTTTTCTTAATGAATATGGTGGATTAAGGCAAAAGGACATAACCTAGTCCCCTCAATAAtgtattctctttctttctaaaaattgttGTTGAGGCTATACAAATTACAGATTTGCTGGCTAGAAAGACACAAGTTGTCCCTTAGACTAACACCTAGTATTTTAAGCATGAGGTTAAAACCCTGGCGTTCACAGCATCTTCCCTGGATCTACCATTATGATCATTCCTCAGCAGGACCCACAATGCTGATTTTCAAATGATACCATTTACTCGCTATGTCTCTCAGTTGTATATAGATTATTTCtccttattaaaaatatttaataattgggCAATAATCTACTCAGTCTTTGTAAACTCTCCATtggataatttttcatttttacgaCCATTTCCTGCATGCCCATTGCACTTTTCTTCTGTCATCTTCTTCACATAACTAAGTGGTCCCTTCCCTTCAAAGGAGGAAGGATTTTTGAATGAGCCTCCAATTCTATCCCACAATGTGAAATACTGTCCATAGTTATAGTCAAAATACATGTGGTGGTCTGTATGATGAGCTGAGCCATTAATAAATGGCCTTAAGAATTGGGGGACACGAAAATCACCATCATGAATGGAAATTGTCCAGATATTGACCAAGACGTACAAGCCTAAATAAACCACCTTGTGTAAAGGAAAGACGAAAGGGTATATATGGTAAGGTAGACTCTGAAGGAAGCCATCCACAGGGTGAAAAGCATGACTTGCAAATGGAGTAGGAATCTTCCAGACATGATGAGGTTTGTGTATGCGCTACAGAAGAAAAAGACACTATTAGCACCACAAACTTTACCTAGAGCAACATTCAACTTAGGTTTTCATACCCATGTTGTGGAAACGAGCTAACtaaaaaaatctctttgaaaTTAGCATAATCTCTTTATAAAATAGCCCTCTCTTTACCCCTAAACAGTAAAATTTTAACACAACCCCTCCAGACCCATAAAGgaggataaaaacaaaatatacctGGTATCTCATAGCCATGACTATGGCTACTTAGGTATTTAATAGAGTTAGAGGAAATTCttggaaatagagaacagaatttATAATCACACACTACTGAAAtggttaatattttttctctttcccctacaAATGACTCTACCTTATAAACAAGTCTATGATGAAGGCCTCTGTGAATCCAGTAGATCAGCATGTCAGTGAAAAAGAGGAAGGACAGTACACTAACAATGAGGTGAAACCAGCCTAGAAAAGACAACAGGTATAGCAGAATCAAGATTTGGCTTCCAGGATCAacatttactttttgtttgtttgtttgtttgtgaggaagattggctaacatccatgccaatcctcctctttttgctgaggaagaccggctctgagctaacatctattgccaatcctcctccttttttcccccaaagccccagtagatagttgcatgtcatagttgcacatccttctagttgctgttaacATTTACTTTTTACACATGTAAGTGCAACATTTGATCCTACACTCAAACACTATAAACTATCTGTTTTGGCTCATTCAATATGTTATAAATTAATCTCCCTTGACTGTCTAGAATCTGCTCATTTCCACATTTCCCTCACACAAAACTTGAAGTGTACCACTTAAAATATGTCTTAAACTATGAAGATATTTACGAAACAGAAAACAGATACTCCCGAGGCATCTTTATTATTTGAATCTCTGAGAATAATGCTATTTAATCATTTTCCTTCATATTAATCTTCTTAAACTTCTCTTTATACATTATCTCCCTgcttagaattttattttccacTAAATATCTTAAGCCTAGCATTTACTCCATAGCCCAACCCTTTCTGATCTTTCCAACCTTATCTGTTCTTGTACTAACCAGGCTGGTTTACTCAACATCCTCCTCACATCTTGAAAATCTTATCTCTGTACCTTTGCTCATACTGTTCCACGTATCTAGAACGCCCTTCCCTTTccccttttattttttactcatAATCTTATCCACTTTCCCAGGCCTAACCAATTCATCACCCTAGTGTATAATTTTTGTTCCCTCcattaaataactaaataaccTCTTACTTAGAGAGCAGGGGTGCTGGTGCCAGCAAGCTGGGTTCTGGTCCCAGAGCCATCACTTAATTTGTTGAGTGACCTAGGCAAGTTACTGAAAGTCTGTACATTTAATTTACTCACCTATAAAAAGagcataataatagtacctgcctcatagaATTGGTGTAGCAAAAATGGATTGATACATGGGAAAAGCTTTGAACTGTAGCTGGTACACattaacactcaataaatgttaactactaTTCTTACTTTCTAATACTAGACACTGGAAATGCATCTTGATCAGATAACTTCAGAATTCCACAAAAATTTAGTTTAGTCACTGCAGGACTGTTTTagtagaaaaaaaggaataatctaAAGGTCTAAAAATTAGAGCTCATTTAAATAAACTATGGATATctatacaatgagatattatAACTAATATACTATAATAATGTCAATATTTATTGACATGAAAATATGGGTATATACATTGCTAAGAGAGAAACGACACCAGAGCCAATCCAGTAATGTATCATTAGGTTTCATTTTTGTAATGTAAATAATGAAGTATACAGGCATAGAGAAGTGGCAGGATATACATTAGAAGATGTACAGTTTCTAGGTAGGAagataactgatttttaaaaatctgtattttctgattttctataATTATCATTTACTAGTTGAGTGatttttttcagaagtttgattTAATAAACATAATGGGAAACCAATTCGAGGGCCTATCTCTGATCCCTCCAGTCTTCCCCCTGCACTATTTCCTCTacaacaaagactttaaaatcgatagataaaactaaagaaatgCACATATGTGGCAAGACATGAATACATAAAAGTAGAACATTAAGAACAACTGAacaatttgcaattattttaaaagaaacacagGCAGACTTGGTTCTTTCGACAAACCAATCTGTCCCTGATATTCATATTATTTACTCACCATTTGGAAACTCTCCTATGTCATCATATAATTTGCTGTACCCTTTCAGCTCTAGCAGGAATAATGAAATAGTGGGAACACTTATCCATGGCAATGACTGGAGAGTAAACATAATCTCTCGATAGACTtgattctgaaaatgaaatttccaatacttaaaaatcacaaaatctcTATTAAATAAAACTAGCATAAAATTGTTTTGaattggattttaaaaatcttttttacaTGAAGGAGCTTACCTCCAAACtgtttctattaaaattttaatatatgggAAGGGGTATGTAAGAAAAACATTCCTTTTGTACCGAGcaaatgcaataaatattttaaattctgaaaCTTTGTCTCCTTCCCACAAAATCTGTATTCTAAATTTCTTTTACAGAATAATCACTTCTTTCATAATTAACTTCTTCCATCTCCAACCCTCTCTTTTTTTCAATCTTTGAAGTAATTGACAAATACAAATAagttaaatagaaaaatgattgtaaaaaaacctaaaactactAAGTTCAAAACTTCCATCtagtctgggccggccccgtggcttagcggttaagtgtgagcgctccgctactggcggcctggggtcggatcccgggcgcgcacccacgcaccgcttctccggccatgctgaggccgcgtcccacatacagcaactagaaggatgtgcagctatgacatacaactatctactggggctttgggggaaaaaaaagaaataaaattataaaaaaaaacaaaaacttccatctagtcaaagaaaaatatacatagatAACATATTTCAGTTTGTGAAAGTCAAACATTACAATAATTACACAAATGtgtgaatttatttattcatcactaTTAGCAAAAAAATTCTTGTCCATGTTTTTAGCAAGATACAGacttacagtttaaaaaaatgttggattcatttatttgtttaaattaagAATAGCCCTATCAAAAACATCTAATCCATTTTGTGCTGGTTTCAAAAGCTTTATGTAATGGTTAAAACCAGTTTAATCTGAAAAATCTCACAAATATATCATACTGTTATTTTTACTGTAAGGTACAAAATAGGTAAGAAAATCACTTACCTTTAAAAACTGTGGATGTTTCATTAACGAATGATCAAAGATAAAATAATAGCTCAGTGTCGCAAAGACGAAATAAAGGATGAAAGCACCAACATTTGTCACAAGCAGGAGACTGATAGTTTGTCGGAAGATGTCCTCCTCTGGCCACGTGGCTGGATATACGTATGgtgtgaaaaaataataatctgcAGCACTGAGAACAAGATCCATCTTAGCCcctaaaagacaaaaatgtgCAACAATTATTTACCCACATTGACATTTCTCAAAGcaaaaatttttcagaaaaactAGTCATGCATCGCTAGGCGATTTCGTTGCtgcgtgaacatcatagagtgtactgaaggggaacacaatttgccaccccaaaatgtgtctctttaacgtgAAGATTATTTCagacttattatttttaaaaaacaaaagactcagaaagtttttcttgttacctcccccttagcTACCTAAGGAAAAAAACCTGTCCCAGGAGGTGAGCTACCAACTTAGCATAAGGTGAGCATAAGGTGAACTAggaggtagacagggaggaacctagaaaagcctgtttgttgggctctcctctgtgttcttctgtttctgcatggccAAATAAACACTTGCTTTCCTTTTcatctacctgtgaattgccttctttcCCTATGAAGTCACTGActcttcccacccccaacatcttcttttgtctttagctgaggatggtattatttatttattttttccccaaagccccagtagatagttgtatgtcatagctgcacatccttctagttgctgtatgtgggactcggcctcagcatggctggagaagcagtgcgtcagtgcacacccgggatccgaacccgggctgccagcagcagagtgcatgcacttaactgctaagccacggggccggccctgaggatggtatttaaggtgagggctttggccctTTTGGTGATTTactcggttttcctgggtttctcccatgtacacacgttattaaatttttgtttgtttttctcctgttaatctgtctcatgtccatttaattcttagaccagccagaagaaactaggagagaggaaaatttcttcctcccctatagtATTTACACAaccctagatggtacagcctaccatgcacccaggctatatggtactaatattatgagaccaccattgtatatgcgatTTGTCATTTTCCATTGTCGTTACGTGGCGCGTGGCTGTATATGAAGCTCCTGCTTTAATAAGCCATGTAATACAAGTCTGCTGCTACCAGAATgcccttgtgggagatcaagatttggccgctctgaaatatatctctttaccttgattgttttctctgatggacatttgacttcccccactaactgcctaatgaatttgacatagtaactccttcctggaacagatcttctatctgatggctgtaatataatgtaaaatagatgttacaatagaaaaggcaccaacaagcccatcttatcggaagttctgtctctctggccacattctctggatggccctgcaaggatctgccagacaaacatttacatttataagggaaatctccatttgtaaaggtatctccctctctgtattgagaaggGGGGAGGCgagctcatttctagaaacttatcaatgtgcaaggtgaggccttaaatctgcataataaccttactcttgttttctgtgctttagtggtaatctcctgtaactgactccccccccacccccaacatcctcctttgtcattggctgaacatggtatttaagacaagaatttctgctattgtgttgagaaacgcagtgtccctgctttctcccatgtatacatgttaataaacttggtactattttctcctgctaacctgtcttgttaattatttggccagccataagaaccttaagggaaagggcagagggggattctccctcttcccccaacacccTAAATGCCATCTTTAGAGCCAGATTGGACCTTAAATATCATCCCTAGTCCAATCTCGTCTTATTATACACGGGGACACCAAAACTCAGTTAgagacactgaggcccaggaagtTTTTTCTCTAAGGTCATCAAGCTGATAAGTGGCATAAGTCCAGATCTAATTCTGTCTTAGTGTTCTTTTCTACTATGTCCTATGGCATATGGCAAGTCGTAAAGATGTGGAACACAGAGCACTAGGTACTCAGGCAAATGTTTTACTCCTTCGGCTACAAGTTTCAGTGGCATCTCTCTCCTAAAACGACTCATATTTCAGAGATTTTTGCTTCAGTGCTGAGACTTAAGATGAATTTCCTAAAAGGTGTCTATGCTGTGACCACAACCAGAGGAGTCAGGGACTATCTGTTCTTGTGACA
Coding sequences within:
- the SC5D gene encoding lathosterol oxidase produces the protein MDLVLSAADYYFFTPYVYPATWPEEDIFRQTISLLLVTNVGAFILYFVFATLSYYFIFDHSLMKHPQFLKNQVYREIMFTLQSLPWISVPTISLFLLELKGYSKLYDDIGEFPNGWFHLIVSVLSFLFFTDMLIYWIHRGLHHRLVYKRIHKPHHVWKIPTPFASHAFHPVDGFLQSLPYHIYPFVFPLHKVVYLGLYVLVNIWTISIHDGDFRVPQFLRPFINGSAHHTDHHMYFDYNYGQYFTLWDRIGGSFKNPSSFEGKGPLSYVKKMTEEKCNGHAGNGRKNEKLSNGEFTKTE